The Anser cygnoides isolate HZ-2024a breed goose chromosome 4, Taihu_goose_T2T_genome, whole genome shotgun sequence region TCAATGGTAACTGTCTGGGAGAAGAGGGATGTGAGCAGGAGAACCTTGAAGGCTTCAATatggcagctgtgctgggatCTTTGAGTGATGatgaaggggaagaggaggatgaggaagaggatgaagaagaggaggaggaggaagaggaggaagaacagcAACAGCTTAAAGAGAGAGGACAGGGAGAACAGGTCAATAATACTTATAATGGTACGTAGTGCTTGAAGAAAAT contains the following coding sequences:
- the LOC106041756 gene encoding ran GTPase-activating protein 1-like yields the protein MAYISEDAVKEGLHKLKELNLSFCEIKRDAALTVDEAIEDKAELEKLDLNGNCLGEEGCEQENLEGFNMAAVLGSLSDDEGEEEDEEEDEEEEEEEEEEEQQQLKERGQGEQVNNTYNAGDDTKQC